The Sesamum indicum cultivar Zhongzhi No. 13 linkage group LG9, S_indicum_v1.0, whole genome shotgun sequence genome segment atctCAGCGAAACAAACTCCACTGACGTACCCCAGTTAGGTTCTTTGTAGtacttctcctttttttttttttaaaaaaaaaaaatttgagggaAAAGAAACCACTCTACAACTCTTCATCAGGGCATTATCTATTTTCAGCAAATTCCTTGTTTTTTTCTGCCTGAATACCACCTAACTGCATCAGCTTTTGAGCTTTTAATCTCCTCTTCTACTCTCTTGATTCTTGGTTTCTCCTTACTGTTTATGGTTCAAGTTTCCGGAGATTTTTAGCTTAGCCCGACAAAGATGATGTCTGCAGGTGATGGGCTTCCCTCAGTTCATCCTGCTGCTTCCATGAGAGGCTTCGTTCAAGCTCCCAACCCCAACCCTAGTACTAATCCAAACCCTAATTCAAATCCATCCAAGAGGAAAAGGAATCTTCCAGGAACACCAGGCaagcacacatacacatacatgtatatatgtgtcaGGTGgctttgtgtgtgtgtgttttgtagCTATCTTGTATCTTCTTTTGAGATGGAAGCATAAAGGAGATTGATTTTGTTAATTCTGTGTGCATGCAGATCCAGATGCAGAAGTGATAGCGCTATCTCCAAAGTCCCTGATGGCAACAAACAGGTTCGTCTGTGAAATCTGCAACAAGGGTTTTCAGAGGGACCAGAACCTGCAGCTACACAGGAGAGGCCACAATCTTCCATGGAAGCTCAAGCAAAGAACCAACAAAGAAGTAGTGAGGAAGAAAGTCTATATTTGCCCTGAAAAAACATGTGTTCATCATGACCCTTCAAGGGCACTCGGGGATTTGACAGGAATCAAGAAACATTACAGCAGAAAACATGGCGAGAAGAAATGGAAGTGTGAGAAATGCTCCAAGAAGTACGCTGTCCAGTCTGATTGGAAAGCTCATAGTAAAATCTGTGGGACTAGAGAATACAAGTGCGACTGCGGAACTATCTTCTCCAGGTCCTACATACACTTCTCCCTCTCATTTTGtataatacttaattattaaagaattaatattcatatatatcaaGAATTGAATGAGACTGGAGtatgatataattaacaaataactGATTAAGAGTAGTATTTTTGGTGGAACTGAGTTTTGTtaatttgtgttaatttttatcaaacagAAAGGATAGCTTTATCACACATAGAGCCTTCTGTGATGCATTAGCCCAAGAAAATGCAGGATTAACTACTCCATTTCCATCTGCAAATTTGAACGTGAGAAGTCATGATGAATTGATGAGTGGGGGGCCAAACAATCTTCAAAATGCTGGAAGCTCCCGTTTTTCTGGGGTGTTTAGGACAGAAATTAGGGGATTCGAATCAGAAAATCAGCTCAATCTTGATTTGCAGAAATCCAGGCTCCCAATGTGGCTAGACCATGCAAATTCTCATCATCTCAACCCCATTGGAAATCCAAGTTGCAGTTCCAATGCTAGTTTCTTGGTATCATCAACTCCAGCCAGCTGCTTGCCTGCAGAACTGGTTCAAATGGCTTCTTCACAGACTCAGTGGTTGAGTAGAGGACAACAGGAATCACTTGCAGGTGGGAACAACATTAATGCTTCATCGTCATCTGCATGGCCTGGATCAGTACCaagagaggaagaagaaaacaaaggaAATTTGTCTGAAGCCATAAGTTCACTTTATTACAGTAACAACCAGAGTCAGCATGCAACCAACCCCCCACCAGCTCCCATGTCTGCTACTGCATTACTACAGAAAGCAGCTCAAATAGGGTCAACCAGGAGCACCAGTTCTGCAATCTTTGCCACTGGTTTTGGGCTCATGAGCTCTCCTCTTCCCAGTCTCGGCAGCTTCAGCTCTTTCAACCAAACCAGAAACGAAATTCATCGGAATCTTGGGAAAGGAGAGAACGACAATAATTTAAGTGGATTCATGGCTTCCAAATCTGAAGCTGAAAACAGTCTCACCAGGGATTTTCTTGGAATGGGAGAAAACGAAAACGAAAACGAAAACCAAAGCCGGCGTTTCTtgcaagaaaattttgatcagTTTGCTTCCATGGGCCATTACAGCAGAAATCACTGAGCTATCCAAGTGGTAAAATTTAGAGTTACAGGGGGGACATTAAAAGGGAGGTTAATTAAGGttaaattacaagacaaaaagCTTCCATAAGAGTACTGGACAGCTGCTGCAAGAGTCGGAAACAGAAGAGATCTTGTGAACTGTCAGAGGGGGTGGAGTGGGGGGAGCTGAGGGTCCACTGCACGTCCGAAGACATGACAAAAAGTGAGAAGGGAATCACAAGGCAGAAATTGGGGTTACTGCATGTAGAAAGTTTTGGTGCATTAATTGTTGTTTCTAGGGTTTTTTTATATCTGGACCACAAAACTTTGTGAGCCTGTGAATAATGTGCTCATTCAGGGTAGTGGTGTAATACTGTTGTGCATCTCCATTTCCGTTTAAGGGATTATTCCTTCCGCAGACCTCctttatttacatttaccccTCTTCAACTATAgctataaatttgaatatacaAGTGACTTGCACCTTATATGTACATTACAAAAAGAGCCCGTATTAGCGACGGAAGTTACGAGGACATTGCCAACAgtatgatgtttttttttttttttgtttggacaGAATTAGCGATGACTTACTGAGTGAAGAGTATCCGCCTCTAAAAGCAATGTCGGAAAACAATCCCGATGCTAGAAGACGTCCGTCGGAAAGTTTTTAATGGAATTCAGATGGTTCCATCTAAGTTGTCCGAATGTCCGTCAAGGGAATGGAAAATCAAATGTTGGTTTTCCGATGGAAAATTCGTAACAAAAAAAGGTCGCCATTACTTTTTAACGTGGTTTTCCAATGGCACAATCGTCGGAAAATGcatcaaaaaatttgagataGTGTTCCGTGGGTAACGTCGTCTGAGACATTCTCTAAAGGTGAGATTCATTTTGAAACTACATGTGTCGCAAAGTccatttctaaaataatttattaattatttagacaTGACAACGGTATAGGTTTGCAGCAGATTTGCCAAAACTTGAGATCTATCCACCAAAGAAAATCCAGAACCCGAGACCAGATCCAAATTTAGAACCCATCGGGTTGGACCCTGTAGTCCcagttaatattttcaaaatattaaaaaatatatattttttaaaaatagtactACCAAAGCTTTATGcatataagataataatactattaaaaggttaatgtttttttaataaatttatatttgcatatttcagacattaaaatattaaaaattatataatatgtgttacttatataaatattaacttttataaactatttatatcattattttaatttatgaaaatattaagtttatttactatatatatataagtataaataaattacacatactttttatatatgtataaatatatataaaatttaaaaacatatttgtGGGGTTGGTCTGGGATAGGTCAAGGTCCAGATCACTAAGATTTGGACCCGTCCAAAGACTTGTTTAAAGCTTCAAAACCTGCTCCAATCGGGGTGAGTTCGGGCTTGGTTTTAGGACTGGTTCGGGTCCAGCCACTAAGACTCAAACCCATCTTAAGACCTATTTAAAGCTTTAAAATCTACCCCATTCGAGATAGGTCCGAACCCCAGTTCGAGTTGGACAGATTTTACAAT includes the following:
- the LOC105170705 gene encoding protein indeterminate-domain 9, with product MMSAGDGLPSVHPAASMRGFVQAPNPNPSTNPNPNSNPSKRKRNLPGTPDPDAEVIALSPKSLMATNRFVCEICNKGFQRDQNLQLHRRGHNLPWKLKQRTNKEVVRKKVYICPEKTCVHHDPSRALGDLTGIKKHYSRKHGEKKWKCEKCSKKYAVQSDWKAHSKICGTREYKCDCGTIFSRKDSFITHRAFCDALAQENAGLTTPFPSANLNVRSHDELMSGGPNNLQNAGSSRFSGVFRTEIRGFESENQLNLDLQKSRLPMWLDHANSHHLNPIGNPSCSSNASFLVSSTPASCLPAELVQMASSQTQWLSRGQQESLAGGNNINASSSSAWPGSVPREEEENKGNLSEAISSLYYSNNQSQHATNPPPAPMSATALLQKAAQIGSTRSTSSAIFATGFGLMSSPLPSLGSFSSFNQTRNEIHRNLGKGENDNNLSGFMASKSEAENSLTRDFLGMGENENENENQSRRFLQENFDQFASMGHYSRNH